The SAR324 cluster bacterium genome includes a window with the following:
- a CDS encoding NAD(P)(+) transhydrogenase (Re/Si-specific) subunit beta codes for MPSGIISLAFISASILFILSISGLSQQETAQRGNRLGMLGMAVAILATLSLPEAGRYFWLVPLLTGGALIGWQLATRVEMTQMPEMVAILNSFGGLAATFVGFVSYLETETGPGSTIHIFEVFLGVFIGTYTFTGSVVAFGKLSARIGSRPVMLPGRHLINLAGIGVSFLLAIWLMIGEPGNHAFALFLVAVISGAIGIHMIMAIGGADMPVVVSMLNSYSGWSAAMAGFMLGNNLLLVTGALVGSSGAILSYIMCKGMNRPFINVIAGGWGVEEGTVLDSSEVQGEAIPIQAEEVAEQLKHSRSVVIVPGYGMAVAQAQHVVREIVAFLREQQVDVKFAIHPVAGRLPGHMNVLLAEANVPYDIVLEMDEINPELPNTDLALVIGANDIVNPGAEENPGSPIYGMPVLEVWKAGTVIALKRSMATGYSGVENPLYFRDNTRMLFGDAKTSLTQVAGLLR; via the coding sequence ATGCCCTCAGGGATCATCAGTTTAGCCTTTATCAGTGCGAGTATTTTATTCATCTTGAGCATCAGCGGCTTGTCTCAACAAGAAACGGCTCAACGTGGTAATCGTCTAGGCATGCTTGGCATGGCAGTAGCGATTCTTGCGACTCTCAGCTTGCCAGAGGCCGGTCGATATTTTTGGTTAGTCCCTCTACTTACCGGGGGTGCTCTCATTGGCTGGCAGTTGGCGACTCGAGTAGAAATGACTCAAATGCCGGAGATGGTTGCGATTCTAAACAGTTTTGGAGGACTTGCGGCAACCTTTGTAGGATTTGTCAGTTATTTAGAGACCGAGACAGGCCCCGGATCGACCATCCATATCTTTGAGGTGTTTCTTGGGGTATTCATTGGAACCTACACGTTTACAGGTTCTGTGGTGGCCTTTGGAAAGCTGAGTGCCCGGATTGGCAGCCGGCCTGTGATGCTGCCAGGCCGACATCTCATTAACTTGGCAGGTATAGGCGTTAGTTTCCTTCTAGCAATTTGGTTGATGATCGGGGAACCAGGAAATCATGCTTTTGCTCTATTCTTGGTCGCTGTGATTTCAGGTGCAATTGGGATTCATATGATCATGGCGATCGGTGGTGCGGACATGCCCGTCGTAGTATCCATGCTAAATAGTTACTCCGGTTGGTCAGCGGCGATGGCAGGGTTCATGTTGGGCAATAATCTTTTGCTAGTAACTGGTGCCTTAGTGGGAAGTAGTGGAGCAATACTAAGCTATATCATGTGCAAAGGAATGAATCGGCCTTTCATCAATGTAATTGCTGGTGGTTGGGGAGTTGAAGAGGGAACGGTGTTAGATTCTTCAGAAGTTCAGGGTGAAGCGATTCCGATCCAGGCAGAGGAGGTCGCTGAACAACTCAAACACTCCCGAAGTGTCGTCATCGTTCCTGGCTATGGGATGGCGGTTGCCCAAGCTCAACACGTTGTGAGAGAGATTGTAGCTTTCTTAAGGGAACAGCAAGTAGACGTTAAATTTGCTATTCATCCGGTGGCCGGTCGCCTCCCAGGCCACATGAATGTCTTGTTGGCGGAAGCGAACGTGCCTTATGACATAGTTTTAGAAATGGATGAGATCAATCCAGAGTTACCAAACACAGATCTTGCTCTGGTGATCGGCGCAAATGATATTGTCAACCCAGGAGCCGAAGAGAATCCAGGCAGTCCAATTTACGGGATGCCGGTACTAGAGGTGTGGAAGGCTGGGACTGTGATCGCTCTCAAAAGGAGCATGGCAACCGGATACTCTGGGGTAGAGAATCCACTTTATTTCCGCGACAATACCCGCATGCTATTTGGTGATGCAAAAA